From Tripterygium wilfordii isolate XIE 37 chromosome 13, ASM1340144v1, whole genome shotgun sequence, the proteins below share one genomic window:
- the LOC120011955 gene encoding mitochondrial outer membrane protein porin 2-like yields the protein MGKGPGLFSDVGKKAKDLLTKDYSSDQKFTFSTYSSSGVALTSTALSKGGLSSGDVAAQYKYKTSVFDVKVDTESNISTTLTFTDLLPSTKTIASFKLPDYNSGKLEVQYFHDHATFTTAVGSNQSPVIDVTATVGNPSIAFGGEAGYDTTSGAFTKYTAGISVTKPDLSFSIILGDKGDTIRASYLHHLDQLKTTAAVGELTRRFSTNENTVTVGGLYAVDTLTVVKAKLNNHGKLGALLQHEVIPKSIVTISGEFDTKALDKNPRFGLALALKP from the exons ATGGGTAAGGGACCAGGACTCTTCTCCGACGTCGGCAAAAAGGCCAAAG atcTTTTGACGAAGGATTACAGCTCCGATCAGAAATTCACCTTCTCCACATACAGTAGCTCCGGCGTG gCCCTTACATCAACAGCACTGAGCAAAGGAGGACTTTCAAGTGGTGATGTTGCAGCACAGTACAAGTATAAGACCTCTGTATTTGATGTCAAAGTTGATACAGAATCTAAC ATCTCGACAACCCTCACTTTCACAGACCTACTTCCATCCACAAAGACCATTGCTTCATTCAAGTTGCCTGATTATAACTCTGGGAAG TTGGAGGTTCAGTACTTCCATGACCATGCAACTTTCACTACAGCTGTTGGTTCGAACCAGTCTCCTGTTATTGATGTAACAGCCACCGTTGGTAATCCAAGCATTGCCTTTGGTGGAGAGGCAGGTTATGATACTACTTCTGGTGCTTTCACAAAGTACACTGCTGGCATTAGTGTTACAAAACCAGATTTGAGCTTTTCAATTATCTT GGGTGACAAGGGGGACACAATTAGAGCCTCTTATTTGCATCATCTGGATCAATTGAAGACGACTGCTGCTGTTGGTGAACTCACCAGAAGGTTTTCCACTAATGAGAACACTGTTACAGTGGGAGGCTTGTATGCCGTTGATACCCTGACAGTAGTGAAAGCCAAGCTCAATAACCATGGGAAACTTGGGGCCTTGCTGCAGCATGAGGTTATACCCAAGTCAATTGTGACAATCTCTGGTGAATTTGACACCAAGGCCTTGGACAAAAATCCCAGGTTCGGCTTGGCGCTGGCCCTTAAGCCCTGA
- the LOC120012358 gene encoding protein SHORT-ROOT-like: MWGKMDTLFRLVGLQQQQQQQSDQLSFNNSTSRTSSSSRSSRQYHNHHIQEDPECFNPFMDDEDFSSSSSKHYNLYPYHHHQSTPTTTSTPSHSHHSHHSHHAFESSTTTTTPDPQFSFDFSCKWASHILLETARAIAEKDSIKLQQLMWMLNELSSPYGDTEQKLASYFLQALFSRMTDSGLRCYDTLSSASEKISSFESTRKTLLKFQELSPWITFGHVASNGAIIESFEGETKLHIIDISNTCCTQWPTLLESLATRSDETPHLRLTTVVVTKKEAVLGSGKVMVEIGRRMEKFARLMGVPFEFNVVNHIGDLSDLNFRDLDVRDDEALAINIVGTLHSITPVDDRRDYVISNFRRLNPRIMTVVEEEADLDVGDEGLDFVHGFQECLRFFRIYFESLDESFPRANNERLMLERGAGRAIVDLLAGQPSDSIERRECATSWTRRLHGRGGGFSPVAYSDEVCDDVRALLRRYKEGCWSMTPSTTDTAGIFLSWKDQPVVWASAWRP, encoded by the coding sequence ATGTGGGGTAAAATGGATACCTTATTTAGATTAGTTGGTcttcaacaacaacagcagcaacaatCTGATCAATTGTCTTTCAATAATTCAACCAGCAGGACCTCTAGCAGCTCTAGATCCTCAAGACAATACCATAACCACCACATTCAAGAAGACCCAGAATGCTTCAACCCTTTCATGGATGATGAAGACTTCTCCTCGTCTTCTTCTAAACACTACAACCTCTATCCTTATCATCACCACCAATCCACCCCCACCACCACAAGCACTCCCTCTCACTCTCATCATTCTCACCACTCACACCATGCCTTTGaatcctccaccaccaccaccacacctGACCCACAATTCTCCTTCGATTTCTCCTGCAAGTGGGCTTCCCATATCCTTCTGGAAACCGCAAGAGCAATCGCGGAAAAGGATAGCATCAAACTCCAACAACTCATGTGGATGCTCAACGAACTAAGCTCTCCTTACGGCGACACCGAACAAAAACTCGCCTCCTACTTCCTCCAAGCCTTGTTCAGTCGCATGACCGACTCCGGCCTCCGATGCTACGACACCTTGTCCTCTGCCTCCGAAAAAATCTCCTCCTTCGAATCAACAAGGAAGACTCTACTCAAATTCCAAGAGCTAAGCCCTTGGATTACATTCGGTCACGTAGCATCCAACGGCGCAATCATCGAATCATTCGAAGGAGAAACCAAGCTCCACATAATCGATATCAGTAACACATGCTGCACTCAATGGCCTACTCTGCTCGAATCCCTAGCGACTCGTTCCGACGAAACCCCACATTTGAGGCTAACAACCGTCGTCGTTACCAAAAAAGAGGCCGTTTTGGGATCTGGTAAAGTAATGGTGGAGATCGGGAGGAGAATGGAGAAATTCGCGAGGCTTATGGGGGTTCCTTTCGAGTTCAATGTTGTAAATCATATTGGGGATTTGTCTGATTTGAATTTTAGGGATTTGGATGTTAGGGATGATGAAGCCCTAGCGATTAATATTGTGGGGACACTGCATTCAATCACGCCCGTTGATGATAGACGAGATTACGTGATATCGAATTTTAGGAGATTGAATCCGAGGATCATGACCGTTGTTGAAGAGGAGGCTGATCTTGACGTGGGTGATGAAGGCTTGGATTTCGTTCATGGGTTTCAGGAATGTTTGAGATTTTTTAGGATTTATTTTGAGTCGTTGGATGAGAGTTTTCCTCGGGCAAATAATGAACGGTTGATGCTTGAAAGAGGTGCGGGGAGGGCGATCGTTGACTTGCTGGCGGGTCAACCGTCTGATTCGATCGAACGGCGAGAGTGCGCCACGAGCTGGACGAGGAGGTTGCATGGACGGGGAGGTGGGTTTAGTCCTGTGGCGTATAGTGATGAGGTTTGTGATGATGTACGCGCCTTGTTGAGAAGGTATAAGGAGGGTTGTTGGTCAATGACACCGTCAACGACCGATACGGCCGGAATATTCTTGTCGTGGAAGGACCAACCGGTGGTTTGGGCCAGTGCATGGAGACCTTGA